A genome region from Pseudomonas anguilliseptica includes the following:
- a CDS encoding ExeA family protein produces the protein MLKLKNTLADLDQRQITLAKHLGVSSATVSLLINHKQWPRTIDPADLRTRVEGFLKLSGADDIAVNTAFEEVEPERANAQAPANPTKKSKSDQECEPMLLRKQVLLPDTKRAFGIFRDPFEDLQCAEDMYVSPDIRYIRESMYQAARHDGFLAIVGESGAGKSTLRRDLITRLRNEDAPVIVIEPYVLAMEDRGDKGKALKTPHIAEAIVDTITPLERPKSNPEARFRQMHRALKNSYESGYRHVLIIEEAHSLPIATLKHLKRLRELESGFTKLLSIILIGQPELKVKLSERNAEVREVVQRIEVAELQPVTAARLDDFLTFRLGRAGKKLDDVISAKGIEALAERLTATSRDRQQSLLYPLAIGNMMVAAMNLAARVGESLVTDEIVREV, from the coding sequence ATGCTGAAGCTGAAAAACACGCTAGCCGATCTCGATCAGCGGCAAATCACGCTGGCCAAACATCTAGGGGTGAGTTCGGCCACTGTTTCCCTGTTGATCAACCACAAACAGTGGCCGCGCACCATCGACCCAGCAGATCTGCGCACGCGCGTTGAGGGCTTCCTCAAGCTGAGCGGCGCTGACGATATTGCGGTGAATACCGCATTTGAAGAGGTGGAACCTGAGCGCGCCAACGCCCAGGCCCCTGCAAACCCAACCAAAAAATCCAAATCCGACCAGGAGTGCGAACCTATGTTGCTACGTAAACAGGTGTTACTACCAGACACTAAACGTGCTTTCGGCATTTTCCGAGACCCGTTCGAGGATCTGCAGTGCGCTGAAGACATGTACGTGAGCCCGGATATTCGCTACATCCGTGAGTCCATGTATCAAGCTGCCAGACATGATGGTTTCTTGGCCATCGTCGGAGAGTCGGGGGCAGGTAAAAGTACTTTGCGCCGGGATTTGATCACCCGCCTGCGCAATGAAGATGCACCGGTCATTGTGATTGAGCCTTACGTTTTGGCTATGGAAGACCGGGGGGACAAGGGCAAGGCCCTGAAAACGCCGCACATTGCTGAGGCCATCGTAGACACCATCACGCCTCTGGAACGGCCAAAGTCCAATCCTGAGGCCCGCTTTCGGCAAATGCACCGGGCACTTAAAAACAGCTATGAGAGCGGCTATCGCCATGTGCTGATCATTGAGGAGGCGCACAGCCTGCCTATCGCGACCCTCAAGCACCTCAAGCGTCTGCGCGAGCTGGAATCTGGTTTTACCAAGCTACTCAGCATCATCCTGATCGGCCAGCCTGAGTTGAAAGTAAAACTGAGCGAGCGCAATGCCGAGGTGCGCGAGGTGGTGCAGCGCATTGAAGTGGCTGAACTGCAGCCTGTCACCGCAGCAAGACTCGACGACTTCCTGACATTCCGTCTCGGCCGAGCCGGTAAAAAGCTTGATGACGTAATTAGCGCCAAGGGGATTGAGGCTCTGGCTGAGCGTCTGACTGCCACCAGCCGTGATCGCCAGCAAAGCCTTCTGTATCCGCTTGCTATCGGCAACATGATGGTTGCTGCAATGAACCTGGCCGCTCGCGTCGGCGAGTCCCTTGTCACTGACGAAATCGTTCGGGAGGTGTGA
- a CDS encoding GlxA family transcriptional regulator, with amino-acid sequence MASLRYGKQQGLGLTPTFEIHLVSPDGQPVRSFSDVLIPVDGALDDADVIILPAFWDDFDALCQRHPQVLSWLKQRHAAGSAICGEATGVFWMAQAGLLDGKEATTYWRFFNEFTERFPKVLLNQEKHLSDADNLYCAGGVTSACDLYIYLIERFCGASVAQGVARDILYEVQRNYAPGRIGFGGQKLHHDMTILQIQQWLEDHFADKFRFEDVAREHGMSIRNFMRRFQTATGDKPLHYLQRLRIETAKGLLSATRKSIKTISYEVGYDDASFFARLFRQHTELSPNQYRRQFQHKDSHA; translated from the coding sequence ATGGCCAGCCTTCGCTATGGCAAGCAGCAAGGCCTGGGCCTGACACCGACCTTCGAAATCCATCTGGTCAGCCCTGACGGCCAACCAGTGCGCAGCTTCAGTGATGTGCTGATCCCGGTCGACGGCGCACTGGACGATGCCGACGTGATCATCCTGCCAGCCTTCTGGGATGACTTCGACGCCCTGTGCCAACGCCACCCGCAGGTGCTCAGCTGGCTGAAACAGCGTCATGCTGCCGGCAGCGCGATCTGTGGCGAGGCCACCGGGGTGTTCTGGATGGCCCAGGCCGGCCTGCTCGATGGCAAGGAAGCGACCACCTACTGGCGCTTCTTCAACGAGTTTACCGAGCGTTTCCCCAAGGTGCTGCTCAACCAGGAAAAGCACCTGTCGGATGCCGACAACCTGTACTGCGCCGGCGGCGTGACCTCGGCCTGCGACCTTTACATCTACCTGATCGAGCGTTTCTGTGGCGCCAGCGTGGCCCAGGGCGTGGCCCGCGACATCCTTTATGAAGTGCAGCGCAACTACGCCCCCGGGCGCATTGGCTTTGGCGGGCAGAAACTGCACCACGACATGACCATCCTGCAAATCCAGCAATGGCTGGAAGACCATTTTGCCGACAAGTTCCGCTTCGAGGATGTGGCCCGCGAACACGGCATGAGCATCCGCAACTTTATGCGCCGGTTCCAAACCGCTACTGGTGATAAGCCGCTGCATTACCTGCAACGCCTGCGCATCGAAACCGCCAAGGGTCTGCTCAGCGCCACCCGCAAAAGCATCAAGACCATCAGCTATGAAGTGGGTTACGACGATGCCAGCTTCTTCGCGCGACTGTTTCGTCAGCACACGGAACTGTCACCCAACCAGTACCGCCGGCAGTTCCAGCACAAGGACAGCCATGCTTAA
- a CDS encoding Mor transcription activator family protein, whose product MTDFRSKGPELLLDLTQHIAHALGELIALDNDKAEHVAKEVADRMAAHWGGQNIYFPMGLSIKLSRRDRQIFDKFNGHNQSDLAREFGVSLQWVYKIIKAVRKEEIARRQVDMFSPASDA is encoded by the coding sequence ATGACTGACTTCCGTAGCAAGGGCCCGGAGCTTCTGCTCGATCTGACCCAACACATTGCCCATGCCCTGGGCGAGCTGATCGCCCTGGACAACGACAAGGCTGAGCATGTCGCCAAAGAGGTTGCGGATCGGATGGCTGCCCACTGGGGTGGCCAGAACATCTACTTCCCGATGGGTTTGTCGATCAAGCTGAGTCGGCGTGATCGCCAGATCTTCGACAAATTCAACGGCCACAACCAGAGCGACCTGGCCCGCGAGTTCGGCGTTTCGCTACAGTGGGTCTACAAGATCATCAAGGCGGTGCGGAAGGAGGAGATCGCGCGTCGTCAGGTAGATATGTTCAGCCCGGCCAGCGACGCCTGA
- a CDS encoding DDE-type integrase/transposase/recombinase, which translates to MSAVITQRLVDLDRQLQSAAHGQGTTLCKSTAQELGMSLATLYRKLKEVRVSAPRKRRADAGQSALSREEALTISAAIMESARRNEKRLYALGDAVEALRASGMIRAEALDKKTGELRPLSLSTIARGLYSYRLHPDQLLAPAPVTELASLHPNHVWQIDASLCVLYYLKPGADTRANGLRVMDQDAFYKNKPKNLARIAADRVWSYEITDHTSGWIYLEYVMGAESGENMTSVLINAMQERGGADVLHGKPSALMMDPGSANTGGLAKNLCRSLGIQMIVHAPGAARVTGQVENARNIIERKFEAGLRFQPVADLVELNALAKKWRCHFNATAVHSRYGKSRTAMWLSIRQDQLIKVPSVDVCRQLAVAEPESRKVNSKLRVSFLGTEYDVSAVPGVMVGEKVLVTRNPWRDDAAQVVSVDAQGHEVYYVVPMVARNELGFDITAPVIGEAFKRHAETPAQVARKEAAKLAMGVDTQEELDAARKAKTIPFGGQLKPYQHIEDAQLPTYLPKRGTDLNVNLPTIELQPMTHVAAAKLLRGRVPAWSAESMVWLKSNYPNGVPEADLDSIATALNKPARPGLRVVGGE; encoded by the coding sequence ATGAGCGCCGTGATTACTCAACGGCTCGTCGACCTAGACCGCCAGCTGCAATCCGCAGCCCACGGCCAAGGCACGACGCTGTGCAAAAGCACGGCGCAGGAGCTGGGCATGTCCCTGGCCACGCTCTATCGCAAATTGAAGGAGGTGCGCGTGAGCGCTCCCCGCAAACGCCGTGCAGATGCAGGCCAGAGCGCGCTCAGCCGTGAGGAGGCACTGACTATCAGCGCCGCCATCATGGAATCGGCTCGACGCAATGAGAAACGCCTATATGCCCTGGGCGATGCCGTAGAGGCACTCCGTGCCAGCGGCATGATCCGCGCCGAAGCGCTGGACAAGAAGACGGGCGAGCTGCGCCCTTTGTCGCTCAGCACCATCGCCAGAGGGTTGTACAGCTACCGACTGCACCCGGATCAGCTGTTGGCTCCTGCACCGGTCACCGAACTGGCCAGCCTGCATCCCAATCATGTTTGGCAGATCGACGCCTCGCTTTGCGTGCTCTATTACCTCAAGCCTGGCGCGGACACCCGCGCCAATGGCCTTCGTGTGATGGATCAGGACGCGTTCTACAAGAACAAGCCGAAGAACCTGGCGCGCATTGCGGCAGACAGGGTGTGGTCGTATGAAATCACTGATCACACCAGCGGCTGGATCTACCTTGAATATGTGATGGGTGCCGAGTCCGGCGAGAACATGACCAGCGTGCTGATCAATGCCATGCAGGAGCGTGGCGGCGCTGATGTGCTGCACGGCAAGCCGTCCGCTTTGATGATGGACCCAGGCTCTGCCAACACCGGTGGGCTGGCCAAGAATCTGTGTCGCTCGCTGGGTATCCAGATGATTGTGCATGCCCCAGGTGCCGCTCGGGTAACCGGCCAGGTGGAGAATGCGCGAAACATCATTGAGCGCAAGTTCGAGGCGGGTCTGCGCTTTCAGCCGGTGGCCGATCTGGTGGAGCTTAACGCTCTGGCCAAGAAGTGGCGCTGCCATTTCAACGCCACGGCAGTGCACTCGCGTTATGGCAAAAGCCGTACCGCCATGTGGCTGAGTATCCGCCAGGATCAGCTGATCAAGGTGCCGAGCGTTGATGTTTGCCGCCAACTGGCGGTAGCCGAGCCGGAGAGCCGCAAGGTCAACAGCAAGCTGCGCGTCAGCTTCCTGGGTACCGAGTACGACGTGTCCGCTGTGCCGGGCGTGATGGTTGGCGAAAAGGTACTGGTCACTCGCAATCCTTGGCGAGATGACGCCGCCCAGGTGGTGAGCGTGGATGCCCAGGGGCACGAGGTGTACTACGTGGTACCGATGGTTGCACGCAACGAACTGGGCTTCGATATCACAGCCCCAGTGATCGGCGAAGCATTCAAGCGCCACGCGGAAACCCCGGCCCAGGTAGCACGTAAGGAAGCCGCCAAGTTGGCCATGGGCGTGGACACCCAGGAAGAGTTGGATGCCGCGCGCAAGGCCAAGACCATCCCCTTCGGTGGCCAGCTCAAGCCTTACCAGCACATCGAAGACGCTCAATTGCCGACCTATCTGCCCAAGCGTGGCACAGATCTGAACGTCAACCTGCCGACCATCGAGCTGCAGCCTATGACCCATGTTGCCGCCGCCAAGTTGCTGCGCGGCCGCGTGCCTGCCTGGTCGGCGGAGTCCATGGTCTGGCTGAAATCCAACTACCCGAACGGTGTGCCTGAGGCTGACCTGGACAGCATCGCCACCGCCCTTAACAAACCCGCGCGCCCAGGCCTGCGCGTGGTTGGAGGTGAATGA
- a CDS encoding acyl-CoA dehydrogenase family protein — MIPRTIFSSEHEQFRDSVRKFLEQEAVPFHHQWEKDGHIDRALWNKAGEAGMLCSHIPEEYGGMAADFLYSTVVIEEVGRLGLTGIGFSLHSDIVAPYILHYGSEAQKQHYLPKLVSGEMVTAIAMTEPGAGSDLQGVKTTAVLDGDEYVINGSKTFITNGFLADLVIVVAKTDPKAGAKGTSLFLVEANTPGFSKGKRLEKVGMKAQDTSELFFQDVRVPKENLLGQAGMGFAYLMQELPQERLTVGIGALSSAEAALQWTLEYTRERKAFGKPIGDFQNTRFKLAEMATEIQIGRVFVDRCLELHLQGKLDVPTAAMLKYWGTDLQCKVLDECVQLHGGYGYMWEYPVARAWADARVQRIYAGTNEIMKEIIARSL, encoded by the coding sequence ATGATCCCAAGAACGATTTTCAGCTCCGAACACGAACAGTTTCGCGACAGCGTGCGCAAGTTTCTTGAGCAGGAAGCCGTGCCCTTTCACCACCAGTGGGAGAAGGATGGCCACATCGATCGCGCGCTGTGGAACAAGGCGGGGGAGGCGGGGATGCTCTGCTCGCATATCCCGGAAGAGTACGGTGGCATGGCCGCGGATTTTCTCTACAGCACCGTGGTGATCGAGGAGGTTGGGCGTCTTGGTCTGACCGGCATCGGTTTCTCCCTGCATTCGGACATCGTCGCGCCCTACATCCTGCATTACGGCAGCGAAGCGCAGAAGCAGCATTACCTGCCCAAGCTGGTGTCCGGCGAGATGGTCACCGCCATTGCCATGACCGAGCCCGGTGCCGGCTCCGATCTGCAGGGGGTGAAAACCACGGCCGTGCTGGATGGCGACGAGTATGTGATCAACGGCTCGAAGACCTTTATCACCAATGGTTTTCTCGCCGACCTGGTGATCGTGGTGGCCAAGACCGATCCGAAGGCCGGCGCCAAGGGCACCAGCCTGTTTTTGGTGGAAGCCAACACCCCCGGTTTCTCCAAGGGCAAGCGCCTGGAGAAAGTAGGTATGAAGGCTCAGGACACCTCCGAGCTGTTCTTCCAGGACGTGCGTGTACCCAAGGAAAATCTTTTGGGCCAGGCCGGCATGGGCTTCGCCTATCTGATGCAGGAGTTGCCGCAGGAGCGCCTGACCGTTGGTATCGGTGCGCTGTCCTCGGCGGAAGCGGCGCTGCAGTGGACCCTGGAGTACACCCGCGAGCGCAAGGCATTCGGCAAACCGATTGGTGATTTCCAGAACACCCGCTTCAAACTGGCGGAAATGGCCACGGAAATTCAGATCGGCCGGGTGTTTGTCGACCGCTGCCTGGAGCTGCACCTGCAGGGCAAGCTGGATGTGCCGACGGCGGCGATGCTCAAATACTGGGGCACCGACCTGCAGTGCAAGGTGCTCGACGAGTGCGTGCAGCTGCACGGTGGCTACGGCTATATGTGGGAATACCCGGTGGCGCGTGCCTGGGCCGATGCGCGGGTGCAGCGCATTTATGCGGGCACCAACGAGATCATGAAAGAGATCATCGCCCGTTCGCTGTGA
- a CDS encoding DUF3164 family protein, with protein sequence MNTNQTPVPAGYVRNGAGHLVPEHQVREHDKLRDGVASDLARMALDINKALVGFKTKALADIDDLIAISNEKYGVTIGGKKGNASITTYDGRFKVERQMAERLSFTEELLAAKELIDRCIRKWSEGANNHLRVLVDRAFRANKQGQIKTGDVLSLLRIEIDDPDWKLAMEALKDSIQVNGTAVYIRVYQRVGETDRYDPINLNIAAV encoded by the coding sequence ATGAATACCAATCAAACACCGGTACCTGCCGGCTATGTGCGCAATGGCGCAGGCCACCTGGTGCCTGAACACCAGGTGCGCGAGCACGACAAACTGCGCGATGGGGTGGCAAGTGATCTGGCCCGCATGGCGCTGGATATCAACAAGGCCCTGGTCGGTTTCAAGACCAAAGCCCTGGCCGATATCGACGACCTGATCGCCATCTCGAATGAGAAGTACGGGGTAACCATCGGCGGCAAGAAGGGCAACGCCTCGATCACAACCTATGACGGCCGGTTCAAAGTCGAACGCCAAATGGCCGAACGCCTGAGCTTCACCGAGGAGCTCCTCGCGGCCAAGGAACTGATCGACCGCTGCATCCGCAAATGGAGCGAGGGAGCCAACAACCACCTGCGCGTACTGGTTGACCGCGCATTCCGCGCCAACAAACAAGGCCAGATCAAAACCGGCGACGTGCTCAGCCTGCTGCGCATCGAGATCGACGACCCTGACTGGAAGCTCGCCATGGAAGCGTTGAAGGACTCCATCCAGGTAAACGGCACCGCCGTCTACATCCGCGTCTACCAGCGTGTTGGTGAGACCGACCGCTATGACCCTATCAACCTCAATATCGCGGCGGTGTGA
- a CDS encoding gp16 family protein: MKADNRLRLIKLIHVARRELCMDDDTYRLLLKGMKGLDGATSTANLSVPSLYRVLEQLKQRGFKVRPSKKQRPLAADEQSKKIRALWLTLHGVGEVRDPSEEALAKFVLKMTGVQALQWLSSDQASRVIENLKKWQLRVTRAAIKEGDV; this comes from the coding sequence GTGAAAGCCGATAACCGTCTGCGCCTGATCAAGCTAATCCACGTAGCCCGCCGTGAGTTGTGCATGGATGACGACACTTATCGTCTGCTGCTCAAAGGCATGAAAGGTTTGGATGGAGCAACCTCCACGGCCAACCTCAGCGTTCCAAGCCTGTACCGGGTTTTGGAACAGCTCAAACAGCGCGGCTTCAAGGTACGTCCAAGCAAAAAGCAGCGCCCACTGGCAGCGGATGAGCAGTCGAAGAAGATCCGTGCGCTTTGGCTGACGCTGCACGGCGTGGGCGAAGTGCGCGACCCATCCGAAGAAGCCTTAGCCAAGTTCGTCCTGAAGATGACCGGCGTGCAGGCGCTTCAGTGGCTCAGCAGTGATCAGGCCAGCCGGGTGATCGAGAATTTAAAGAAGTGGCAACTGCGCGTTACTCGTGCAGCTATTAAGGAGGGGGATGTATGA